The Prevotella herbatica genome contains the following window.
ACTGTCGGTCTTCAGCACGGGAGTAAAGGTCAGCGACTCGCAGCTGCCCACGACGCTACTGTCATAACTTACCTTCATCCGCACACGGAGAAGGTTGCCCTGACGGGTGAAGTTCTCTGAGTTGACGTAGATCTGTCCGCCGTAGACAGTCTGAGCGGATGCTGCGGATACTGTTCCGCAGAAGCTAAGAAGAAAGAATGCAGATTGTAATAGTTTCATTTCTCTATAAATATTATTTCATTGTTATTATCTTATTATATACACCAGTGATACCGAAAGGGAGACAGGACCTACATAGTTCCTACCCTTTGTATATTCAAGGTAGCCATAAGTTCCCTCACGGTAGTGACGATAGCGCAGATGCAGGTAACCAGCAGAAAGAGATGTGTCTATGCCCCAGTGGGGAGAGAGAATCTTATGCCAGCCAAAAGTAAGTCCGGCACCGTTAAAGTTGCCTTCAGCACGGTGATGGGAAAGATGAAAAAAGGGAAGTCGGCTTAAGTTGAAACCTCCGTGAATGCCGAAGGCTCCAATATAGGGACCATTGAAGGACTTACGGAACCAGTGACGGGCTTCGTACTGAACTGACCAGTTCTTCCATTTACGGTCACTGCCGTAAGATATCGGGCAGTAGGTAGAGGAAGCGCTCAGGGTAAGGGTACTGTCAAGGCGGACCTCAGCACCCAGAGATGGAATACATAATGCATCATAGAGCAGATTGGATTTCAGCGCTACATGCTGCGCATGAAGGCGCAAGGATGACATAGATACCAATAAAAGCAAAAATAACTTTAATATAATATCACTCATCCTACATTTCGTACTATGAAATTTTAATTTACTCATCCAATTATCTCTTCTATAATTACAAGTTCCGTTACTTTACAAGTAACAGAAAGGAACTGAAGACTTTTAGGGTATAAAACTGCACGAAGAGGGCTGGCACGCGTAAATTGTTGTTACGTGTGACAGGAGGATATAGATGAGAAAATATTTAAAATATGTTCAAATACGAAGATGTTTTGAATGTCTGTGTCCTCATTAATATGTTTTTCCGCGGTTTTTGGTTAATTAATGCAAAATTATATGTAACTCAATAAATTAATCACTACATTTGCCAAATAATATTTATAGCTGTTACTTGTAAAGTAACGGCTGTTTTTATTTGTACCTGAGAGTCTGTGTTATGGGCGTAATCGCCTGTCAAAAAGACAATTCAACACTTCATTTATTTTCCACGCACCTGCATACCTTTCTGTTGGCAAGCCCGATCTCTTTGGCATTGAAGCCCTTGAGATATATCTGTGTGGTCTTGATGTCGGCATGACCGAGAGCGGAACTGATCACCTCCACCGGAACATGACAGTACAGAGCTGTGGTAGCCCAAGAATGGCGGATGGTGTAGGAAGACACATGAGCCTTGATACCAAGCTTACTGGCAAGACGCGAAAGACTGGCGTTGAACTTGCGAAGCAATGACTGGTAATGGCGATAGCCCTCCTCGGTATTCATGTCAGAAGGGCATACTGCCGCTTTCTCTATAAGAGCAACTGTTTCTTTATTGACAGGAATACTGACACAGACTCCGGTCTTACGGCGGCTGTAGTTCAGAGATCCGTCCTTGACAGAGTCAGCGCCGACATGCTGAAAATCAACGAAGGGAATACCACAGAGACAATACATCAGCCTGGCTATCTGCTGGGCACGGATAAGGGCTGGACTGCTTACCTTGCCAAAAAAGAGTTTATTCAGGTCAACAGGCGACATCGCCTTCTTATGGCTTTTGTCAATGCCCGTAAAAACATCATGAAACAGGTTATAGACATGTTTGGCAAGCCCTGCATACACAGCTTTGTTATATAAGGCACGGAGCATGCGCATATAAGTGGACTGAGTATTGGGGGAATAATGCCGCTCTATAAGATACCTCTTAAACAGATAAAGTGAATTACGGTTTATCTCACTGAAACGGATGACATCGTGACCGAGACATTTACAGAATGAGCGCAGTGAAATGTCATAAAGGCGCGCAGTTGCAAAACGACCCTCTTGCCGAAGGTCATAAATACAGGTTTGGGTAAAAGATGAGAATGTTACTGACATAATAATTAAAATAATATTTAAAAAGTGAATTACAAATTTACAAATCAAAGACCAATAAAAAGAACCTACAATCTCATTTTAAATTTAATAACACACGAATCACTGTTATTTAAGTACAGATTATATATGTCAGTCAAAATAATAGACAAAGGGGGTTCCTTACTGATTCCCGCTGATACTCTTTACTGTATATATTTGCAGTATCTGCTAAAGCAGATGCATATTCCCGCAGATTTTCTTTGCATGCATAAACGGCATTTGTCTCCCGCAGATTCACGCAGACAAAAGACAGATTGGGCAAATGATTCTGCTAATGCTGATAACGCAGAGAAAGACAAATACAAAATAAGTTTTGTTTTTGCACAAAGAACTAGACTTTTACCGGATTTGGCTTATTAGCAGATATTATCAGTCGAAGAAATAGAAAATAACATAAAGGCTATATTTACTTTAATAAAGTAATATAATCAAATATAAATAAAGGATGACTTAGCTAATATCAATTAAATATTAGCGAAACCATCCTTTATTATTTAAGCAAGAAAAAGTAGTTACATGTTGTTGCAAACTTCTTTTTCGTTCTTTTTCACCTTCTCCCCTTTTTCAACAACACGTGCTGAATAGCCAAATTTAGTGAAACCCTTTAGCAGTTTGGTCGGCGTAGTCTTATCTGCATCATACTGAATAGTAACAGTCTGATCAGAAATACTTGTATCGATCTTCTTTACTCCCTTTTCAAAACGCAGATTGCCCTTTATCTTGTTTTCACAATTTGCGCAATGCATTTGTGGAGTTGTTGTAACTACTACGGTCTTAATGTCTTTTGCAAAGCCTGCAACAGAGGCAAGCATTAATGCAAATAATAAAATATACTTCTTCATTTTTTTAATTATTTATATGGTTTATAATCTTCCTATGTTTACACGTATACCTAAATAGCCAACAGCACCATGAGAAGGTCCCCACACCATTGTTGGATCAAAAGTCTTACTCCATGGATTTTCTGCGTCGATGATGGTCTGCTTCTGGCGGAAACCAGTAAGATTCTCACCTCCTATATATACAGAGAAGTGGCGGAACCAACGTGTGACTTGTGCTGAAAGCTGTTCGTAA
Protein-coding sequences here:
- a CDS encoding DUF3575 domain-containing protein, producing the protein MSKLKFHSTKCRMSDIILKLFLLLLVSMSSLRLHAQHVALKSNLLYDALCIPSLGAEVRLDSTLTLSASSTYCPISYGSDRKWKNWSVQYEARHWFRKSFNGPYIGAFGIHGGFNLSRLPFFHLSHHRAEGNFNGAGLTFGWHKILSPHWGIDTSLSAGYLHLRYRHYREGTYGYLEYTKGRNYVGPVSLSVSLVYIIR
- a CDS encoding tyrosine-type recombinase/integrase; protein product: MSVTFSSFTQTCIYDLRQEGRFATARLYDISLRSFCKCLGHDVIRFSEINRNSLYLFKRYLIERHYSPNTQSTYMRMLRALYNKAVYAGLAKHVYNLFHDVFTGIDKSHKKAMSPVDLNKLFFGKVSSPALIRAQQIARLMYCLCGIPFVDFQHVGADSVKDGSLNYSRRKTGVCVSIPVNKETVALIEKAAVCPSDMNTEEGYRHYQSLLRKFNASLSRLASKLGIKAHVSSYTIRHSWATTALYCHVPVEVISSALGHADIKTTQIYLKGFNAKEIGLANRKVCRCVENK
- a CDS encoding heavy-metal-associated domain-containing protein — its product is MKKYILLFALMLASVAGFAKDIKTVVVTTTPQMHCANCENKIKGNLRFEKGVKKIDTSISDQTVTIQYDADKTTPTKLLKGFTKFGYSARVVEKGEKVKKNEKEVCNNM